The Arachis hypogaea cultivar Tifrunner chromosome 14, arahy.Tifrunner.gnm2.J5K5, whole genome shotgun sequence DNA window GAGACACCACAAGTTAAATTCTTGTCAGATTTCAACCTCTCTCTAAGGTTGTAGTTTGCCCCAACCTGATCATCATACATGCAAGGATGCATCTTCTGAccctaccaaaaaaaaaaaggaataatatTTTGGTTTTAGCAtatgttcaattttttatttaatggaaACAAGTAGCAACAATTTGACAAATATCCAAGGAATCTCAAGAACCAGCTTATAAAAAAGCGTTTGACATCTACAAAGTAAGCAATCACTTCTCCTAAGAACTTCTCTATAGATGGTAACTTAATGAATTGTGGGATCCATTAAAAATTAATCTACAGTTTGGTAATTTCCCTGCAGAAAATGGTTCAAAATCTGTATGCAGTATTTGTTCTTTCAACAAGATAGGCTATTAAAGTTAAGCAAATGTCTGGCTAGATATAATCCCGTTAATATAAATCGAAGTTGTTAAATGCTTTTGAATTATCACAAAAGACCAGGTTTGAGCACAACAGAGGCATCACATATGTTTTTGTGTGTGTAATAAATTGCACAATTAAATTATAGAGGATTTGAGAGCATATTGAAGTCAAGCACACCATTGAAGCAAGCATACAGTACAAAAAGAGACGGTCGAAAATATATTTGTATAAGAGTAAAgcatcgtttttgtccccaacatttggaGTAAATTCCAAAGTTGTCTCTgatgtttaaatcgtcctatttaagtccctaacatttcaaaattgactcaatgttgtcctgtcgtTAGAGATCTGTAAACAGAATTGgcagcgggacaaaattgagacgattttgaaacgttagggacttaaataggacgaaaacgttggagacaaaaacaatacataaaaatgaattttaattttatccttcaataatatcaattttttagggTAGATAGTTATTCAGTTTTTTTAGTCACATCaaagtaaattatacttaatcacattactttcattctaaataaatttatttttttataattttattcttaaagatttttactcattATGAAATATTTGTAGtatgactagtacataaactcatcatgtatcattttttttctttttcgcaaGTTTATGTATTAGttattctacaaacatttcatgatgagtaaaaatctttaagagtaacattataaaaaataaatttatttagaatgaaaataatgtgattaagcgtaatttacttagatgtaattaaaaaataattgaataactatgtaccgtaaaaaattgatattattgaaggataaaagtaaaatttatttctatatattgtttttgtccccaacgttttcatcctatttaagtccttaacatttcaaaatcgtctcaatgttGTCTCTCCATCAATTTTGTTAACAGATCCCTGACGGCAAAATAACATTGagccaattttgaaacgttaggaacttaaataggacgatttaaacgttagggacaactttggaatttaccccaaacgttagggacaaaaacaatactttactctttgtATAATATAATCCAAACACAGCATCTGTGATTCcatttataaatagaaaaattacaaATGCCTAATGATTGATAAGACCAACATCAGAAGAAAATTCgtaacaatttgaaaagataccagaaatttaaattgcatagagaTATATAATCAATTAGATATTCAGGGTAAAAAAGCAAtatcatgttaggattttctacaTTTTATTGTCTCAGCACAAAACATCACTAATGATCTGCATGACAAATGAACAGTCCATAGTTATATAATATATTCACGATTACCTGCCAACTGACGTGATCACTGCTAAAAAAGGTGGCTTGCCGAAACAGCAAAACCTGCTTCCAAATCTCCTCACTACCATAAGACTTCCACTTTGACTTTTCGGGCATTGAACCAACTGCAGGATCACAAGGATTCTTAGCAATACCAGTAAGCCAGCTTAGCATTTCAGACATAgactctctcttcctctttcgaCCAAAGCTCTCTTTATTAACAGTGGATGGATCCAATACCATCacatcgtcgtcgtcgtcgtcatgACCATCATTTTTATCACAACTATCGGATGGATCCAATACCATCACATCGTCGTCGTCGTCATGACCATCATTTTTATCACAACTATCACCTTCTTCCGACAATGTAGGCATTATGTTTGCTTCATCAGATATGTCCACTGTTGATGTCTTAATTTCATTCAAATGGTTCTGTATATCACTTGaattatttgaaaagttattgcTGCAAAAGCTTCCAATACTAGGCCCATTCATCTTATGGTCCAGTGCATTCAAATCAACAATTTTCTTTGCACCGCTGAGCTCAGGATTCAATCCCCTAACCCTATTAGTTCCACACAACTTCCTTCCATCCACGAAATCACATGCTGTCTTAATTTTATCCCCTGCACCTTCCTCGCTATAAACATCTAACAAGAAATCAGCCTGCACCTCCATCAACTTCTTACCAAAACTAACCCTATCATCCATTAAACCACACTCAGGGAACTTACTATCAGCAACATTCTTCAGCCATGTCTCTAGTGTACTCAAGTGCTTACTATAAACAAGTTCAATAGATGAACCAACATTTAAACCTAAACCATATTCTTCCGCAACCAAATCCCACAGCATATTCTTACAAACAGCATCATAGCCACCTTTCTCCTTCACCACCATGAATAGCTTATACAAATCCAAAGGCTCACCACTACACATCATATTTCTAGACTAGAACTAAACTCCTTTCAAAACAACATTGAAAAGGAAACAACAACCAACACAAATGTTAACTTCACCTTCAACCTCTTCTAAGGGCTTTTAGTAAAATTCAGAAGCAACTCCATCATCGAACATCAACCACCCTGCCACGTATAACAGATTCAAATCCATAAACCCAAAAGTATCATTCTAAAGTTGTTTCAATTCTAttccaacaacaacaataacaacaacaacaacaaaagcgcATATGCacaaacggaaaaaaaaaatcaaacgcaCAAAAAAGATCCGAAAGCAAACTTCGAATTGAAGCATTCGGAGTGAGAATTGATAAGTAAAGGTACCGATTGAGAAACATAGGGTGGTTGAGTTAAAGAGAGAGAAAGCGCTATGTGTGGCTTCTTTCTCTCTGTACATATCGAAGAGAGATAGAAATTTGGGCGTCCCGCGctttgtttctctctctaaaacaaaTAAGAAAGCAGAAATTGCAGATGGCATCAATGGGAAAACGAAGAGGAGAGAAAGTGAGGGGTCGAATTTCAAGTTTTGAACAGATTCAGACCcctcttcttcaatttttttttttaatttttattttttggaagtaTTAGGTGTTTTCCAAAAATCAGAAAATGAACAACTTTGCAATTTGCAGGAaagtatattaataataaaagaagggttttgtattatttttaaaaaaaaaatccagatttTCATTTGAAGCAAGTatgaatcaatttttttattgggagtaaaaagagattaaaaataaaaataaaaaagtagatTGGAGGGGAGAGAAGACATACCTCTGATATATAGAGAGAATAAGAGAAAATGGCTTCTTATGATGATTTGTAAATTGTAACCCTATTGTGGCCCTAAATTGACCTATTTGGCTTTTGTACCAAATTTCTCCTAGGTTTTGAAATGGTTTTGTATTATCAACCCCCAAAACTCTTATAATTTCcttcttttgtttcttgtttaagatgagaagaagagaagggagagtttaatagattttatattagaaataaaaaaaaaagttgaataaCCCTATTTTTTATATTGAGGGTGGATGAGATAATTGATAAGGATGCTATGAATTCCCCCTCTCCTTcctatttctctctctttctataataataaaaaatattattattaagtttAAATTGTAATGAATTAAATTGAAAGATACACTAACTATGGTTAATATTTAACTATAGTTGTTGTAGTTGAGTTAGGTTTTTGGATAGGTGAATGGTAGAAGGTGATTAGCTGGCATTTTTtacaaaaaagtgaaaaaaagaccttatgaaaaagaataaatgaattattattttttttattttgattctgtCAGAGAACCAACTAGGATGTAATTAATTTGGattcaactaattaattaaaaaataagtttattataaaaaaataactctttattattttaattttttaaattttaaaaataaaaataaaaattattttttaattagttgattACAAATTAATTACATCctaattaatcttttattttttttggcagTCTGTAATTGATTTTTgcaatttatgaaaaaatatttgtcatttttggttttttttaatttgtcaaaaaaattgtttcttgcaatttataaaaaattttattattattttaaaaaatttttttaaggatttctaacaattatttcgaaagacaacgaggtattcaacaaaaaaaatcttttttaacttCTAATCTTTATTTTTGTGAGACTGATTAACCTATTTGTTAATATCTTTTATCGTTAACACAAGAATTAACCAATTCTACAAAATTAAATATCAACAactaaaaaaagacatttttatttaaaaatctcgtagtcttttcaaaaaaattatcgaAAACCGGGTTGATCTCTATTATTTTTATCGCAATCTATAAAAAACAAATCAACTTAAAAACGTAGTGATGTTAGATTTTTTCACAACTTAGGAGAAACTAAAAATTCATTTTAAtgtattatatcaaattaatttcattttaaattaaaatttaattttaatacgcgttcaatgtaaaattattttgcaCGTGTATCTAATCATATAACGTAATATTAGTAAAAGTAATTATCTTTTATGTTTACATTGAAAACATGAATGGTAACGATTCTGATTGCACCATTATGCAAAACGTTTTACATTATCAGTGCAtcgaaattaaattatttaaattattagataaaatatattttttatccttaaaattttttaaaaattttaaaaatatctcaaaattttattttgttttagttttgttcgaaaaaattttatttgcatcaaatatactcttaatagctaaatttttaaacaaattaggaccaatctaacaataatgcatgataaCTGTTTCGGGAGTTACCTAAAACGTTGAGTCGAgtctgaacgtgaggtccaggtCACTTTGAATGGCAGCGTCTGACTTGCTGATGCTGAGGTGCCGTTTGTTCGAGTTCTTCGTGAAGAGGTGGTGAgtggtacttgcaagagactccgatacttaaatTAGCAAGGgatttaggcaggtttttagtatattAGAACGTGAGTTATGCCTAGGgtgccagtgtatttatagtagagtaggATGACTTCTTTGGTGGCAGTAGtttcatcttatcttatcttatcttatatcttgggagtttgttggGGTCTATCACTCTGGTCACTGTTTTCTAAAAGCGGTTGTTAgaaaattatcttaattttttaatttgtgtgtggacaatacatatattaattataatcacaggttatgctatttcaaattaaatgacttatataatgaagatctcatttattgttataaatgctaaattgaataagtcataattacttttgatttggaattaaatgagaataaaatcagatattatcttttgttccttagataattatcttttggattttaaatatattatcttttggaatttagatactattttatttgggttttagggtttagtggGTGCTATGCTCAAATATGTCACAATTCAGccgcctaggaatacagaaggctttggttgaggaagatcgaaataACCACAAAATCCAAACTCTTCCGATCATGATTCATATTTATGAATTCAGATACGCTTCCGCATCGAGTATTttctttcttaatgatttaacataaataatctttgggttgagaaaattccaacaagtgGTATAAGAGCCGTCTATGATTAAATCattaagaaattataaatttattttattttaatttaaatcttaATTTGAGGTTGTGAAATTAGATTCAAATATGTGCTACTTTTAGATTGCATAGCACATgttaataaaactaaaagaatatataaaaagTGCATAAAGAGTACACAAATAGTACATGAAGAGCACATAAAGAATACAAAAGGTATATTAAAAAAAAGGACAAATCACCATAATAAGCTAAAGAGAACAAAAATTTACACAAATCTACCAAACCAGTTTCTGGTTCAAGAATCTACCAAAGCACGTTTCTATGTAGTTCGAAATAGTGCAATTCGAACTTCAAAttcatataattcgaatcatgttAATTTGAACTACGTTGACATGCACACCATGTAATTCGAATCCATCTTATTCGAATTACACACtaatagtaattcgaatcagagtGATTCGAATTACTCCCTAGCACACAATCCTAAGTAATTCAAATTTGACTGATTCGAATTATTCATGgtataatttgaattatgctgttaaaaaattaataatttaaaaattaaaaaatatatatattttatttcatacattaaaaaaagctaacaaaatatttaattacgatacttctttaaaatattaatgagctatcaattcgaattccatacaataatactcttttgtccatttttaatagctcatgaatattttttaacaaatttttttaataaatttatttaaattatactacaaaaaatattttattctatgcaaaataatttttagaaaaatggcTTAAAgtatgttatgagtactataaaatttgtaatattctagtgatttaggtaaatatatgataaaaatatatttccttttatttctagattattattgactatgtagagtatttttttaatgtcctaagtcattaggatattacaatttttttaataaatttatttaaattataccacaaaaaatattttattctatgcaaaataatttaaaaaatggcttaaaatatgttaggagtactataaaaatttgtaatgtcttaatgacttaggacattaaagaaatactctacatagtcaataataatttagaaataaaagaaaatatatttttatcatgtatttacctaaatcactggaatattacaaacttttatagtactcataatatcttttaagccattttttaaattattttgtatagaataaaatatattttttaattattttatatggaataaaatatttttttaatttttaaattaaaattgactatgtagagtattttatttaaaatttgagtacatgcatgtatttacctaaatcattagaacattacaaatttttatagtactcctaatattttttaagccatttttttaaaattattttgcatagaataaaatattttttgtagtataatttaaatgaatttattaaaaaaaaatttttttaaaaatattcatgagctattaaaaatggacaaaagagtattgtatggaatttgaattgatagctcattaatattttaaagaagtctcgtaattaaatattttgttagctttttttaaatgtatgaaataaagtatatattttttaatttttacattattaatttttttaataaattattaatttttaacaacATAATTCAAATTATACCATGAATAATTCGAATCAGTCTGTTacgaataagtagtatgaccacaatcgtgtcaaataatttgttattattattatattaaaatgttaatataataaagtccttgattaaatttatagatttatcattgtgatagtgataataatattgagagataaatcttttataatttaatctaaattgttcttggtcataggattattaaaaaggacattaataatccggaaagatcaaaaaaaaaatatatatatatatatatatatatatatatataatggtcttcattcgATGAAGATTAAAAgatcttatttattaaattatatatatatatatatatatatatatatatatatatatatatatatatatatatatatatatatatatatatatggtgcatatagagatatgaccattgaactggctcactttgagaattcctaatggttataattaccgtatatttgtcaataggatattctcaagatgaacatagtaatagagtttcctttgacctgcgactgtcatagtaattaacaatgtatttattatactttgattccggacacctaataccctagggtgctagttgaatggatattgggtatgatttaaatactcgtagaattaatgattagtcaataaggaatccgtcaacgttcggtaaagagtttgaactctatgattataatgactgagatgaataaaaccttggccaaggggattgaatgaatgaaaaaatgagtttcttaggtcattcataGTTCATTATAATAACGGTAACAAGTtaaagtttgacaattaaaccatactctaagggttaactaagagctaaaaagatggaagaaattctactttgttcttctgaggttcttagtaaaaatatattacttcatactatcgggtcgttaaggagtgttgctagacgccaaccttgattagtgaATTTAGtacgactaatttactacccgcttagtattgaacctatggggtcacacactaacgagtgttctaatctttgctatagaattatttaattattattttgatttgatcaaataaataattatattgattcaaatggaatattattatattctttactagcaccaagaatataataatagtatgatgatTGAGAAtagtaaatgagatttgagaataattagttattctatttgtaaacttgaattctaaatttggatgagacccaaatcaattatgttttaaattgagttatgatatgattcataaatttaaagGATTCATATTTAGAAttttaagatatgatttaaatttgaattgagattcaaatttaaaatcagtaacaaatctcatactatatatatgtatgcaaaGAGTAAAGAAATTACAGAtgagaataacaagagttttattcctttgcctctacacacataaatgtatgtgagcctaattcttggagaagaattttatggtgtgcaaaaAGTTACAAAGAGGTTCTCAATTTAGATAAGATATCCATTAGTCAAGGAGTTGACaacaaaggttggtctcggtgtggatacgcatagcgccttcgtaccatcgaaggagaaagtgtTTTTTACTAGCGTACACAGATATTTAGATGTGATctatatattgtatattattggaataaaatttaagcacaaaattgatctttaaggattactttcttttcttccgctgcgtgttatgaacacatggtaatccttcagtggtatcagagctttggctttttgtgtttaaatttttattcctattttcttaaagtttgtgaattaataggattaatttaaatttttttaagcatGCGATGCAGTTATTTTCATTGAGAtggttttttaataaattaatagttaatttatttcaatgttaattatttaattgtgattaaattattatttttttaatataaaagttatatttataatcaaatattttgtttgattttatatattaaattttaatgtgattttgatcacaataaaaggaataagatgcaaaatattttttatttgtttcttatatatataagtgtatatataaaggtcaaatttgatttgataatttttttaaggcTAAACGTTAGtacatgaaaaatcaaattttgatttgattgatgtgttttgaacactataattttagaaattaatttttctaaTGTTCTTAATTATAAAGAGCGGCCTCACAACCAggagttttattttcaagataataatcagtttatacatttgatgtattaaggatttaattttatatttttacctaGACAATCTGggaatataaaatttaatccatgaatactggtaGAAATTCTCTAACAATGGAGATAAGTCCTAAAAGTTaggaaattacaaaaaataaatttatctcttgtttacaaGGAACAACCTGCTAGGAGACTTGTACTcaaagataaaatttatttatgcatatgatgatgtataaggagaattaattttatacttgaacttagacaacctaggggtataaaatataattcagttaaataattATCTGACAATCAGATAATTATTTGGTATTATAATTGTATAGGATacaatttaatcatatttatttggAATAGGTATGAGTAACAACTTGACAACCAAGATACTCATTCgcgattctaaataattttttttcagaaatatagatttcttgatttactttcatattttaaattttttaaatatgtccATCTTTCATATGACATACTTTGAAAGTAATAAATTGGCTATACATTGAGAATTGTTCTTATGTATGAAAAGGTTATCATGGACATGATAATCCTATTGaaataatattgtctaataaattTGGTTATGGAATAGTTAGAAGTTGTGAAAAATTTGGAATATTGCTTTACTGCAATATGGGTTGTTTTGACAACTATGAGTTCCAATTTCAAAGACAACTTACTATTTATTATTAAACATATTGAGAAGATGTATGATGTCCAGAGCAAGATAGTATGactatcaaatattttatttgaactagtgggagtattgggcaatatattttgaattaaacaactttagaagTTGAAATGCTATTAAGCAAATGGCTTTTGCGAGAATTGTTCTTGCAAGCATTTTTGgagatttattttgttacaaacaatTTATAATTGGCCCTAATATAATTCAGATTTGTGgtcttttttgaaaaatccaatatgagtattgaggatgcgaatcaaaattgctcttaagggttggtttgaccaataataaagatattgagtatttttattataagagcttaaagtaaaatctctaacatctaattgatattctattcaaatagagaatgagattctCTCAACGCACAAATACTAGTACTCTATGTACTCCATCATGtttaaagaaacataaaatttgattTAGCTGAGGAtcactattttttaaatatttggacTATGTTTTAGAAATGttgctaaattaacaaatttctcactaaatcaatttttttctatatgAGATTTGAAAAAGGCATAAACTCAAACTCAAGAACATTAGAGTTTGGAGATGTCTTATATGTATTAAGAGATTGCACAACAATATAATTGATATTAGGTCcaataaatgagatttattggttaccctaaagaaataatgagattaTTTTTATCACTCTTCTTATGAAAAAATGTCTGTAATAAGAGGTTAAACTCCTTTTTAGAAAAAGGGATTTCATCTTAAAGAAAGTATACAATTActtttattagaattgtatacCACTCAATAGAGGATATACTTTCTCCCGAAAGTATAAAAAGTTCGATCGTTAAACtaactttttgaaaaagtagtctatttgtataatgatacaattctatacagatagatctaatggttatttagattttttataatcatgttcaataaggattgttcttaaaataaaattatgcactaTTGTAGTGAGAGATTTCATGTTTTGAGAAAACGTGATATTTATTATGCACTAGGTATATTTTACAAAAGGTCAAGCAAATATGCTCAAGAGCAAAGGTGTTTAAggtcaaaagagttttgataaacacagatgtgcattgaaaaattatacacatgattgattggctctagtgcaagtgggagattattatgataatagtatgcccaagatccaatccatcatgattggctctcgtgcaagtgggagattgttgggaataagtagtatgaccacaatccaatcaatcacgtgtcaaataatttgttattattattatattaaaatgttaatataataaggtccttgattaaatttatagatttatcattgtgatagtgatcataatattgagagataaatcttttataatttaatctaaattgttcttagtcataggattattaaaaaggacattaatatatatataatggtcttcattagttgaagattaatagatctcatttattaaattatatatatagatggtgcatatagagatatggcCATTGAACTggctcactttgagaattcctaatggttataattaccgtatatttgtcaataggatattctcaagatgaacatagtaatagagtttcctttgacctgcaactatcatagtaattaacaatgtatttattatactttgattttgGACACCTAATATCCTAGGgtactagttgaatggatattgggtatgatttaaatacttgtagaattaatgattagtcaataaggaatccgtcaactttcggtaaagagtttgaactctatgattataatgactgagatgaataaaaccttggccaagggattgaatgaatgaagaaataagtttcttaggtcattcacagttcattataataacggtaacaagttagagtttgacaattaaaccatactctaagggttaaccaagagctgaaaagatggaaggaattctactttgttcttctgaggttcttagtaaaaatatattacttcatactatcaggTCAttaaggagtgttgctagacgctaACCTTAATTAGTGAATTTAGtacgactaatttactacccgcttagtattgaacctatggggtcacacactgacgagtgttctaatctttgctatagaattatttaattattattttgatttgatcaaataaataattatatgaattcaaatggaatattattatattctttactagcaccaagaatataataatagtatgatgatTGAGAAtagtaaatgagatttgagaataattagttattctatttgtaaacttgaattctaaatttggatgagacccaaatcaattatgttttaaattgagttatgatatgattcataaatttaaaggattcatatttataattttaagatatgatttaaatttgaattgagattcaaatttaaaatcagtaacaaatctcatactatatatatgtatgcaaaGAGTAAAGAAATTACAGAtgagaataacaagagttttattcttttgcctctacacacataaatgtatgtgagcctaattcttggagaagaattttatggtgtgcaaaaAGTTGCAAAGATGTTCTCTATTTAGATCAGATATCCAttagtcaaggagttgacagcaaatgttagtctcggtgtggatacgcatagcaccttcataccatcgaaggagaaagtattttttactagcgta harbors:
- the LOC112744154 gene encoding AT-rich interactive domain-containing protein 1 — protein: MMCSGEPLDLYKLFMVVKEKGGYDAVCKNMLWDLVAEEYGLGLNVGSSIELVYSKHLSTLETWLKNVADSKFPECGLMDDRVSFGKKLMEVQADFLLDVYSEEGAGDKIKTACDFVDGRKLCGTNRVRGLNPELSGAKKIVDLNALDHKMNGPSIGSFCSNNFSNNSSDIQNHLNEIKTSTVDISDEANIMPTLSEEGDSCDKNDGHDDDDDVMVLDPSDSCDKNDGHDDDDDDVMVLDPSTVNKESFGRKRKRESMSEMLSWLTGIAKNPCDPAVGSMPEKSKWKSYGSEEIWKQVLLFRQATFFSSDHVSWQGQKMHPCMYDDQVGANYNLRERLKSDKNLTCGVSSNMRGIQGGSERNPSPHSEVEKLLLDQCSMVPIPVGPSHQAEVPEWTGVAIESDSKWLGSQIWPSAEIKSKVIERDPIGTGRKDSCGCEVQGSVECVRFHIAQKRAKVKLELGVAFYLWNLHKTGEDVRRLWTEDDEKKFKDVVKSNPPSLEKCFWDQIFKSFPTKSREDLVSYYFNVFILQRRGYQNRNTPDDIDSDDDESEYGPLKNAFGHQTHKSRNITLLSPKKPKKTEHSK